One segment of Nostoc piscinale CENA21 DNA contains the following:
- a CDS encoding TetR/AcrR family transcriptional regulator — protein MRVFNSPPPSEAQTRTRILQAARRLFASQGFDGTTTRDLAQAAGVAEGTLFRHFPNKKAILVEVATGGWVEILTDLLTELSEMGSYKAVAQVMRRRMWNFQKNADLMRVCFMEVQFHPDLRDRIQIEVINKMTDVAEAFFQTAMDKGIYRQTDAKLVAKVFLGMFAIAGFSNNTLMEPDASPQEMQHMAEGLADIFLNGVLVKE, from the coding sequence ATGCGAGTTTTTAATTCTCCCCCACCTTCAGAAGCACAAACACGCACCCGCATTTTACAAGCGGCCCGGCGACTATTTGCTTCGCAAGGATTTGATGGTACAACTACCCGCGATTTAGCCCAAGCTGCTGGCGTGGCTGAGGGTACGTTATTTCGGCATTTTCCGAATAAAAAAGCCATTTTAGTAGAAGTAGCGACGGGTGGCTGGGTGGAGATATTAACGGATTTGCTAACAGAATTGAGTGAAATGGGCAGTTATAAGGCTGTAGCCCAGGTGATGCGCCGGAGGATGTGGAATTTCCAGAAAAATGCTGATTTGATGCGGGTGTGTTTTATGGAAGTGCAGTTTCATCCTGATTTACGCGATCGCATTCAAATCGAAGTTATCAATAAAATGACAGATGTAGCCGAAGCCTTTTTTCAAACTGCAATGGATAAAGGCATTTATCGCCAAACCGATGCCAAACTTGTTGCTAAAGTATTTTTAGGGATGTTTGCGATCGCAGGTTTTTCTAACAACACCCTCATGGAACCCGACGCTTCTCCCCAAGAAATGCAGCACATGGCTGAAGGATTGGCGGATATTTTTCTCAATGGTGTATTGGTGAAGGAGTAG